The Tatumella ptyseos genome segment ATCATTCCTACGGCGGTAGCTGTCATAATAATCCCACCTAAAAGGTGTACAGTCGTTAGCGATAGCTACGATAATACGCATAAATAGCGCCAAGTGGTATCACCGAGGCATCATTAAACAAAGAGAGTTGAGAAATGGATATTGTTTTTATTGAGCAGTTAACCGTATTCACCACTATTGGTGCATACGAGTGGGAACAGCAGATCACGCAAAAGCTGGTATTGGACATTGAGCTTGCTTGGGACAATCGTCTTGCAGCAAAAAGTGATGATGTGAAAGACTGCTTAAGTTATGCCGAGGTTGCGCAGAGCGTATTAGCTCACATTCAAAACCAACGTTTCGCCTTAGTGGAGCGGGTAGCGGAAGAGGTTGCTGAGCTATTAATGCGAGAGTTCGCTACACCGGGCGTACGTATTACTGTCAATAAACCAGGAGCGGTCGCTCAAGCTCGCAATGTTGGCGTAAAAATTACTCGTGGTACTTTCCCCAATAATTAAACACAAGCGAGAAAGAAACTTTCAATAACATGGAAGGTCATATTTTTTTAACATCGCTACAAGCCATTAAAACTATTTATAAAAATTTCACGTTATTTATTTTGGGTCATGACAAGAGGAAGAGGTAATGATAGATGTTCACCCACTGGGTGTAGCGACGCTGCTTGGCGTCGTCGAGGGATTAACTGAATTTCTACCGGTCTCGTCGACCGGCCACCTGATCATCGTCGGGCACTTATTAGGATTTCAGGGCGACAAAGCGGAAACCTTCGAGATTGTTATTCAATTAGGCTCTATTCTTGCGGTCGTTGTCATGTTTTGGCGCCGTCTGTTTGGACTCATCGGTATCCACTTTGGCAAAGTCCCTCATGAAGGGGTAGGGCAAGGTCGATTATCACTTATCCATATTCTCTGTGGTATGCTGCCTGCAGTGATCTTGGGACTGGTACTCCACGATAAAATTAAAGCGTTATTTACCCCCCAAAATGTCTTCTACTCCTTGATTGCTGGCGGTATTTTATTAATTGTCGCGGAGTGGCTAAAACCCGCTAAACCGAAAGCCGTGGGTATCGACGATATATCGTATCGACAAGCTTTTCTAATTGGTTGTTTCCAATGTTTGGCGCTGTGGCCGGGGTTTTCGCGATCAGGCTCAACGATTAGCGGTGGCTTATTGGTTGGCGTTAGCCGTTTCGCTGCCTCAGAATTCTCTTTCTTACTTGCCGTGCCGATGATGATTGGTGCTACAGGTCTTGATTTAGTAAAGAGTATCGGGTTTCTATCCGTTAGCGATTTACCGATGTTTGCCACCGGTTTTATCGCTGCTTTTATCGTTGCCTTAATCGCAATAAAAGCTTTCCTGACCGTTATTAAGCGTATCTCTTTTGTTGCCTTTGCGTTCTATCGATTTTTTGTGGCATTGCTGGTGTGGTATGTGTTTATGTAGTGGCCATAATAGACGCGTTTGAGTAATTGGTGGATGCCTTAAATGATCAGCGATAGTCGTTATTGAGTATCGCTGATCAGCTTATTTTGGGGCTAGGCTAAGGGGCATCGTTTTGTTCAACAGCTTTGCGATAGGACGTTCTACTAAGTGTTTTCTCTAGATAAGCGTTGACCGTCACAGGCAGCGTTAACCCGCACACTTTCGCCCACTGTAGGGTTTGAGCCATAAAGATATCGGCCAGAGTGAATTCATTACTCGCTAGCCATAGCGTATTTTCGTTCAGACTGATCTGCGAGATGGCGTTGTTGGCTTCATTGGTGAAGTAGCGTACTAGATCTGGGCTACGTTTTTCCTCAGGCACTAAGATTAACTGTTTCAGAAGCCCCCATATACCGGATTCAAGATCTGTGAGTGTGAAACTCAGCCAAGC includes the following:
- a CDS encoding glutathione S-transferase family protein, coding for MKIYRFPKSRSLKVLWTLEELGIDYESVKVDLLAKDSPLQSPHPFGKVPYLIEGDLSISETLAICLYLCEKSTHHSLYPTDIEARAKVNAWLSFTLTDLESGIWGLLKQLILVPEEKRSPDLVRYFTNEANNAISQISLNENTLWLASNEFTLADIFMAQTLQWAKVCGLTLPVTVNAYLEKTLSRTSYRKAVEQNDAP
- the bacA gene encoding undecaprenyl-diphosphate phosphatase, yielding MIDVHPLGVATLLGVVEGLTEFLPVSSTGHLIIVGHLLGFQGDKAETFEIVIQLGSILAVVVMFWRRLFGLIGIHFGKVPHEGVGQGRLSLIHILCGMLPAVILGLVLHDKIKALFTPQNVFYSLIAGGILLIVAEWLKPAKPKAVGIDDISYRQAFLIGCFQCLALWPGFSRSGSTISGGLLVGVSRFAASEFSFLLAVPMMIGATGLDLVKSIGFLSVSDLPMFATGFIAAFIVALIAIKAFLTVIKRISFVAFAFYRFFVALLVWYVFM
- the folB gene encoding bifunctional dihydroneopterin aldolase/7,8-dihydroneopterin epimerase; this encodes MDIVFIEQLTVFTTIGAYEWEQQITQKLVLDIELAWDNRLAAKSDDVKDCLSYAEVAQSVLAHIQNQRFALVERVAEEVAELLMREFATPGVRITVNKPGAVAQARNVGVKITRGTFPNN